The Brachyspira aalborgi genome has a segment encoding these proteins:
- the fabF gene encoding beta-ketoacyl-ACP synthase II translates to MSERRVVVTGLGVVNALGNDVKTFWNNLLNGVSGAKKLNKYFDPDKEGLITKIGAEALPLEGDYYSDKKMLRRLDPFINFGIYASYHAFKQAGIEPRGNFDPFRAGAILGSGIGGVTTLLQNHSVILSDGPSRVSPFFVPMQIINMTPGLIAMEYGMNGPNYSVVTACASANHSIGLGYKHIKDNEADIMVVGGSESTINPLTIAGFNNARALSTRNDEPEKASRPFDKGRDGFVISEGAGILILEEYEHAKKRNAEILAEICGYGFTADAHHITAPLEDGAMGARAMSLAIESAKISPDKINYINTHGTSTPTGDIAEVKAIKKSLGEDVAKKIKINSTKSMTGHALGAAGGIEAIATIMSIIDSKVHPTINIDEQDSECDLDVVPNTAQDYKIEYAISNSFGFGGHNASIVFKKI, encoded by the coding sequence ATGAGTGAACGCAGAGTTGTAGTAACGGGGCTTGGAGTTGTAAACGCTTTAGGAAACGATGTTAAAACATTTTGGAATAATCTTCTTAACGGAGTTTCGGGAGCTAAAAAACTTAATAAATATTTCGACCCCGACAAAGAAGGGCTTATAACAAAAATAGGAGCGGAGGCTTTGCCGCTTGAAGGCGATTATTATTCCGATAAAAAAATGTTAAGAAGATTAGACCCTTTTATCAATTTTGGAATATATGCAAGCTATCATGCTTTTAAGCAGGCTGGAATAGAGCCTAGAGGTAATTTTGACCCTTTTAGAGCGGGAGCAATTTTAGGAAGCGGTATTGGAGGAGTTACTACTTTATTGCAAAATCATAGCGTAATATTATCGGACGGACCTAGCAGAGTTTCGCCTTTTTTTGTACCTATGCAAATAATTAATATGACTCCTGGACTTATCGCTATGGAATACGGAATGAACGGACCAAATTATAGCGTTGTGACGGCTTGCGCTTCTGCAAATCATTCAATAGGTTTAGGTTATAAACATATTAAAGATAATGAAGCGGATATTATGGTTGTAGGCGGAAGCGAGTCTACAATTAATCCTCTCACTATAGCTGGATTTAATAACGCGAGAGCTTTATCTACAAGAAATGACGAGCCTGAAAAAGCTTCGAGACCTTTCGATAAAGGAAGGGACGGTTTTGTTATTTCCGAAGGAGCTGGAATATTAATTTTGGAAGAATACGAACATGCTAAAAAAAGAAACGCTGAAATTCTTGCCGAGATTTGCGGATACGGTTTTACTGCTGACGCTCATCATATTACGGCGCCTTTAGAAGACGGGGCTATGGGAGCGAGAGCTATGTCTTTGGCTATAGAGAGCGCTAAAATATCGCCCGACAAAATCAATTATATAAATACGCATGGAACTTCAACGCCTACAGGAGATATAGCGGAAGTTAAAGCTATTAAAAAATCTTTAGGCGAAGATGTAGCTAAAAAAATAAAAATAAATTCTACAAAATCTATGACAGGACATGCGCTTGGAGCTGCGGGAGGAATAGAAGCTATAGCGACTATTATGAGTATTATAGATTCTAAAGTTCATCCTACAATAAATATCGATGAGCAAGATTCAGAGTGCGATTTGGATGTCGTGCCAAATACGGCGCAAGATTATAAAATAGAATACGCTATAAGTAATTCTTTTGGTTTTGGAGGACATAACGCTTCAATCGTATTTAAAAAAATATAA
- a CDS encoding type II toxin-antitoxin system PemK/MazF family toxin: MSKYIQEMQNKYSIGHEQMEKRPYLVVYDSDDYVLGFPLTTKNKKTKPYPSHKNPTASVDKISYIISEFMIDQLQFIYKNDFTNLSKTLLPDADYQAVIESFVSQIIKSNENPNKDEPSCLNFCDIISFTHNIPQFSSINKWLVVSSKHFNVYAKMCFIVPYNIKELNFAYLHSIDWQARNINIENKIGQTNPEIQKIQNLLQRAIKNKFS; this comes from the coding sequence ATGTCAAAATATATACAAGAAATGCAAAATAAATATTCTATCGGACATGAGCAGATGGAAAAAAGACCATATTTAGTTGTGTATGATAGTGATGATTATGTTTTAGGTTTTCCATTAACAACAAAAAATAAAAAAACTAAACCATACCCATCGCATAAAAATCCAACTGCAAGTGTAGATAAGATTAGCTATATTATATCGGAATTTATGATAGACCAACTTCAATTCATATACAAAAATGATTTTACAAATTTGTCAAAAACATTATTGCCCGATGCAGATTATCAAGCGGTAATTGAAAGTTTTGTTAGTCAAATCATTAAATCTAATGAAAATCCAAATAAGGATGAGCCAAGTTGTCTTAATTTTTGTGATATTATTAGTTTTACTCATAATATTCCTCAATTTTCAAGTATTAATAAATGGCTTGTCGTATCCTCAAAACATTTTAATGTTTATGCAAAAATGTGTTTTATAGTTCCTTATAATATAAAAGAATTAAATTTTGCTTATTTACATTCTATTGATTGGCAAGCAAGAAATATAAATATAGAGAATAAAATAGGACAAACAAATCCAGAAATACAAAAAATACAAAATCTTTTACAACGAGCAATTAAAAATAAATTTAGTTAA
- a CDS encoding META domain-containing protein has product MVKQKNCITKKIIKKIICISFLLIISCSNENSKSSEKLNLEEEGLTISELNESELIGKSFTLYNMFADYNINISFYDANNQVFGFAGVNTYSTSYSKNGDEVKFSGITRTKMSGPKDIMDAENNYVKYLENTKYMFLKDNDLIIITSDFTELKFRENIIDTNELNGKKFILSNMLEGTEITISIESGSFVGNSGVNIYNIPFELKNNEITIGQHGMSTLMAGPEEDMKAEDEYMKLLNSAKYISFDNYNLCIKTADNQILLFDLTE; this is encoded by the coding sequence ATGGTAAAACAAAAAAACTGTATAACAAAAAAAATAATTAAAAAAATTATATGCATTTCATTTCTGCTAATAATTTCATGCTCAAATGAAAATTCAAAATCAAGCGAAAAATTAAATTTGGAAGAGGAAGGTTTAACTATATCCGAATTAAACGAAAGCGAATTAATCGGAAAATCTTTTACTCTTTACAATATGTTTGCCGATTACAATATTAATATTTCTTTCTATGACGCGAATAATCAAGTATTTGGTTTCGCGGGAGTAAATACTTATAGCACTTCTTATAGCAAAAATGGAGACGAAGTAAAATTTTCAGGCATTACAAGAACTAAAATGTCGGGACCAAAAGACATAATGGACGCCGAAAATAATTATGTCAAATATTTAGAAAATACTAAATATATGTTTTTGAAAGATAATGATTTAATAATAATAACTTCCGATTTTACGGAATTAAAATTTAGAGAAAATATTATTGATACGAACGAATTAAACGGAAAAAAATTCATATTATCGAATATGCTCGAAGGAACGGAAATAACAATTTCAATAGAAAGCGGTTCTTTTGTTGGAAATTCGGGAGTTAATATTTATAATATACCGTTTGAATTAAAAAATAACGAAATAACTATAGGGCAACATGGAATGTCAACTTTAATGGCGGGACCCGAAGAAGATATGAAAGCGGAGGACGAATATATGAAACTTTTAAATTCGGCTAAATATATATCGTTTGATAATTATAATTTATGTATAAAAACCGCAGATAATCAAATATTATTATTTGATTTAACGGAATAA
- a CDS encoding penicillin-binding protein 1A — MKFLKNIWQKYNNLNIKQFKKFYIIAIAIIFLLNTIIFSFLIADIVAQPDIEAIELYQPTIPTKIYDIKGEVISEFFTEQRALVNYKDLPPHLIEAIISMEDNNFMKHAGIDIIGIFRGTIGNMLLGRRPRGASTLTQQVARGIVLKSRERTITRKLREIWVTFQIEKRLTKEEIVTLYFNQIFFGHSVYGVQAASRFYFNKDVQDLNLAECAMLATLPPSPNTYSPINNPNISMQRHKVVLKRMNDMKFITQVEGDIAYKEFWESYTGKIGRRGTTAYSASMDRAPYVTEYVRRILVERYDEKTLKEEGLKIYTTIDIEKQEAAQKLLTEALRNYNIKYEGGSLDISSVYDRTLLNKLEMLSLIVALPEDLAYNKFNIAVRDALNKNVSSPLALLSDMFGMENVNDVIMEVMKADEAELSRQIEGALVSINPKNGYIVSMVGGSGFTPRNQLNRVTQARRQAGSAFKPFVYAASMDITNYSPSTIVSDAPIGFVFEDGNSWIPKNYSANFKGDVSLRYALAVSLNIATINVLNYVGVTNAIKYMEPIFKADNDEKKSKRMFNADLTLSLGTGLFTPLELTTGFATIANEGKEVEPILIRYVTDRHDVMIDNFEEDLKKEIEERGGAKQVMSQEVAYLISDILSGVLRGGTATSAMYEAKFTRMGAGKTGTSNDWKDAWFVGYTPELATGIWIGFDSFKYSLGNNQVGGRIAAPIWGKYMVEALKTIKPTWYKKPNNIVNINICAISGKLPSASCYSIKSELFIRDKIPNEICNVCANYLQDSSELDSIIDSFLDY; from the coding sequence TTGAAATTTCTTAAAAATATATGGCAAAAATATAATAATTTAAATATAAAGCAGTTTAAAAAGTTTTATATAATAGCGATAGCGATAATTTTTTTATTAAATACTATAATATTTTCGTTTCTTATAGCGGATATTGTCGCTCAACCCGATATAGAGGCTATAGAATTATATCAACCGACAATTCCGACAAAAATTTATGATATAAAAGGCGAAGTTATTTCGGAATTTTTTACAGAACAGAGGGCTTTAGTAAATTATAAAGATTTGCCTCCTCATTTAATAGAAGCCATAATTTCTATGGAAGATAATAATTTTATGAAACATGCGGGGATTGATATTATAGGAATATTTAGAGGAACTATAGGAAATATGCTGCTTGGAAGAAGACCGCGCGGAGCAAGCACATTGACTCAACAAGTCGCAAGAGGAATAGTTTTAAAATCTAGAGAAAGAACGATAACGAGAAAATTAAGAGAGATTTGGGTTACTTTTCAAATAGAAAAGAGATTAACAAAAGAAGAAATTGTTACTCTTTATTTTAATCAAATATTTTTTGGGCATTCTGTTTACGGAGTGCAGGCTGCGAGTAGATTTTATTTTAATAAAGATGTTCAAGATTTGAATTTGGCTGAATGCGCTATGCTTGCAACTTTGCCTCCTTCTCCAAATACTTACTCTCCGATTAATAATCCGAATATATCGATGCAAAGGCATAAAGTCGTGCTTAAAAGAATGAACGACATGAAATTTATAACTCAAGTGGAAGGCGATATTGCATATAAAGAATTTTGGGAATCATATACGGGAAAAATTGGAAGAAGAGGAACTACCGCCTATAGCGCGTCTATGGACAGAGCGCCTTATGTTACGGAATATGTTAGAAGAATATTAGTCGAAAGATATGACGAAAAAACTTTAAAAGAAGAAGGATTAAAAATATACACGACTATAGATATTGAAAAACAAGAAGCCGCTCAAAAATTATTAACCGAAGCTTTAAGAAATTATAATATAAAATACGAAGGCGGTTCTTTAGATATAAGTTCGGTTTACGATAGAACTCTTTTAAATAAATTAGAAATGCTTTCTTTAATAGTCGCTTTGCCTGAAGATTTGGCTTATAATAAATTTAATATTGCAGTTAGAGACGCTTTGAATAAAAATGTTTCTAGTCCTTTAGCTTTGCTTTCCGATATGTTCGGCATGGAAAATGTAAACGATGTAATAATGGAAGTTATGAAAGCTGACGAAGCGGAACTTTCAAGACAAATAGAGGGCGCTTTGGTTTCTATAAATCCTAAAAACGGTTATATAGTTTCTATGGTTGGCGGTTCGGGTTTTACTCCAAGAAATCAATTAAATAGAGTGACTCAAGCAAGAAGGCAAGCAGGAAGCGCGTTTAAACCTTTCGTATATGCGGCGTCTATGGATATTACAAATTATAGTCCTTCAACAATAGTGAGCGATGCTCCAATAGGTTTCGTTTTTGAGGATGGAAATTCATGGATTCCAAAAAATTATTCCGCAAATTTTAAAGGAGATGTAAGTTTAAGATACGCTTTAGCTGTTTCTTTAAATATAGCGACTATAAATGTTTTGAATTATGTCGGAGTGACAAACGCAATAAAATATATGGAGCCGATATTTAAAGCGGATAATGACGAAAAAAAATCAAAAAGAATGTTTAACGCCGATTTGACTTTATCGCTCGGAACGGGATTATTTACTCCGCTCGAATTAACTACGGGATTTGCCACGATAGCGAACGAAGGTAAAGAAGTAGAGCCAATTTTAATAAGATATGTAACCGATAGACATGATGTAATGATAGACAATTTTGAAGAAGATTTAAAAAAAGAAATTGAAGAGAGAGGCGGCGCAAAGCAAGTTATGAGCCAGGAAGTTGCATATTTAATAAGCGATATTTTATCGGGAGTTTTAAGAGGCGGAACGGCTACAAGTGCGATGTATGAGGCAAAATTTACAAGAATGGGAGCGGGAAAAACGGGAACTTCAAACGATTGGAAGGACGCTTGGTTTGTAGGTTATACTCCCGAACTCGCTACGGGAATATGGATTGGTTTCGATTCTTTCAAATATTCTCTCGGAAATAATCAAGTTGGTGGAAGAATCGCTGCGCCAATTTGGGGAAAATATATGGTAGAAGCGTTAAAAACAATAAAGCCGACTTGGTATAAAAAGCCTAATAATATAGTAAATATCAATATATGCGCGATAAGCGGAAAATTGCCAAGCGCTTCTTGTTATTCAATAAAATCTGAACTTTTTATTAGAGATAAAATACCAAATGAAATTTGTAATGTATGCGCGAATTATTTGCAAGATTCAAGCGAACTTGACAGTATAATAGATTCTTTTTTAGATTATTGA
- a CDS encoding conjugal transfer protein TraB: MNKIINIDSNILRYKNILAIPSIHSRVYFSLAVREAVKEFKPDAIAIEHPESFNKSLREAVSRLPFISLIIREIDNEAVYIPIDPCDSIIEAVRLAIDEEIPFFTVDKDITSINSNSHYLMPDDYLLNKIGLEKFYKEVKSKYSFFKTETDKEREIFMAYKLNELSKNYQKILFVVGMSHWENIASILKKNDFSKINNEYKNNEENINIYNVHKDSINKAIGEFPFTTYMYELFREGKLDNFDKINIIETIFKEAKLRYKLPISLLQQKNMMKYLRSLCLLENYIMPDYIDMLTASKCMVNNDYGLEVMQGMEYYPYYREEEDYPTIKLNRDPATNGIEGLLKDKKIKLHKYDNVWRTSFKKIKIDKRPKEKYDGEWEEAWNNRTNLLSHIPEDVLMERNMNILRDKIKNMLTEDKAKIEPFRVSIKDGIDMRETIRNYYKNEIYVKEIPKLKGNIGHIVIIFDDENDEDYNWNIVWYSEAHDDSDLILYATEPGNALVGPGISKCYFGGYASLMPPQAPYDIWRDYNKLKEEGIIKNYADLLLYAAIIYSVDKYLGYVAPKPPSNILKEIAKNYAIEIVHIPLANFSSETLRKLRHFHVLGNRRLRSIAKDYII; the protein is encoded by the coding sequence ATGAATAAAATAATAAATATAGATTCAAATATTTTGAGATATAAAAATATTCTTGCAATTCCGTCTATTCATTCGAGAGTTTATTTTTCTTTAGCCGTTAGAGAAGCCGTTAAAGAATTCAAACCCGATGCGATAGCTATAGAGCATCCTGAAAGTTTTAATAAATCTTTAAGAGAAGCCGTTAGCAGACTTCCGTTTATAAGTTTGATAATAAGAGAAATTGACAACGAAGCCGTTTATATTCCTATCGACCCTTGCGATTCTATAATTGAAGCCGTTAGACTTGCAATTGACGAAGAGATTCCTTTTTTTACCGTTGATAAAGATATTACTTCTATTAATTCAAATTCTCATTATTTGATGCCTGACGATTATTTATTAAATAAAATAGGACTTGAAAAATTTTACAAAGAAGTTAAATCAAAATATTCTTTTTTTAAAACCGAAACGGATAAAGAGAGAGAAATTTTTATGGCTTATAAATTAAACGAGCTTTCAAAAAATTATCAAAAAATATTATTTGTAGTCGGAATGTCGCATTGGGAAAATATAGCGAGTATTTTGAAAAAAAATGATTTTTCTAAAATAAATAACGAATATAAAAATAATGAAGAAAATATAAATATATATAATGTTCATAAAGATTCTATAAATAAAGCGATTGGCGAATTTCCTTTTACGACTTATATGTATGAATTATTTAGAGAAGGCAAATTAGATAACTTCGATAAAATTAATATAATAGAAACAATTTTTAAAGAGGCAAAATTAAGATACAAACTTCCGATTTCACTTTTACAACAAAAAAATATGATGAAATATTTAAGAAGTTTATGCTTGCTTGAAAACTATATTATGCCCGATTATATAGATATGCTTACCGCTTCAAAATGTATGGTAAATAACGATTACGGTTTGGAGGTAATGCAAGGAATGGAATATTATCCGTATTATAGAGAAGAGGAAGATTATCCGACTATAAAATTAAATAGAGACCCCGCAACAAACGGAATTGAAGGACTTTTAAAAGATAAAAAAATTAAGCTTCATAAATACGATAATGTTTGGCGAACTTCTTTTAAGAAAATAAAAATTGATAAACGCCCTAAAGAAAAATATGACGGCGAATGGGAAGAGGCTTGGAATAATAGAACGAATTTACTTTCTCATATTCCCGAAGATGTTTTAATGGAAAGGAATATGAATATTTTGAGAGATAAAATTAAAAATATGCTTACGGAAGATAAAGCGAAAATTGAGCCTTTTAGAGTCAGCATTAAAGACGGAATTGACATGAGAGAAACGATAAGGAATTATTATAAAAATGAAATTTATGTTAAAGAGATTCCAAAATTAAAAGGAAATATTGGACATATTGTAATTATATTTGACGATGAGAATGATGAAGATTATAATTGGAATATAGTTTGGTATAGCGAAGCTCATGATGACAGCGATTTAATATTATACGCGACAGAACCAGGAAACGCTCTCGTTGGACCTGGAATTTCAAAATGTTATTTTGGAGGATACGCTTCTTTGATGCCTCCTCAAGCTCCTTACGATATTTGGAGAGATTATAATAAATTAAAAGAAGAAGGAATTATAAAAAATTACGCCGATTTATTATTATACGCGGCGATAATTTATTCCGTTGATAAATATTTAGGATATGTAGCTCCAAAACCTCCTTCAAATATTCTAAAAGAAATTGCAAAAAATTACGCGATTGAAATAGTTCATATTCCGCTTGCCAACTTCTCTAGCGAAACTTTAAGAAAATTGAGACATTTTCATGTTTTGGGAAATAGAAGATTAAGAAGCATAGCGAAAGATTATATTATTTGA